From the genome of Rhizobacter sp. AJA081-3:
CAGGCCGCCGAGGACAACGCCGGGCTGCTGGCCGTCGGCGAGCGGTCGGTGAACATGCAATCCGCGCTCGAGCTCGCGCAGTTCCTGGTCGGCCGGCTGCGCGCCGGCTGGAACGAGAGCGGCCTGTGGAGCCCGCAGGCCGCCACCGGCACCGATGCGGCCGAGGTCGAGGCCATCGAGGACGAGCTCTACCACCGCCTGCGCGGCGTGCAGCGCGCCGTGATGCTGCGCGCCGGCGAACTGCCGGCCGACGAGGCCGCGACGCTGACGTCGCTGTGCGAATCGCTGCCGATGGGCCGCGTGGGCTGAGCGGCGGCCATGAAAAAGCCCCCGCGGCTCGCGCCGGCGGGGGCTTCAAGTTCAAGCGTCGATCAGGTCAGCGGACTTTGCCGGCCTTCCAGGCATTGAGCAGCGTGTCGTAGGCGATCGTCTCGCCCTTGGGCTTCTCGTTGGCCAGCTTGGCCCACGGGGCGCCCTTGTCGCTCAGGTACTTCTTCGGGTCTTCCTTCTTGTTGAGCTTCGGGGCGCAACGGGCCATGCCGGCGCGCTCGAGGCGGGCCATCACCTGGTCCATCTCCTCGGCAAGGTTGTCCATCGCCTGCTGCGGCGTCTTCTCGCCGGTCACGGCCACGGCCACGTTCTTCCACCACAGCTGCGCCAGCTTCGGGTAGTCGGGCACGTTGGTGCCGGTGGGCGTCCAGGCCACGCGCGCCGGGCTGCGATAGAACTCGACCAGGCCGCCGAGCTTCGGGGCCAGGTCGGTCATCGCCTTGCTCTGGATGTCGCTCTCGCGGATCGGCGTCAGGCCCACGATCGTCTTCTTCAGAGACGTGGTCTTGGCCGTCACGAACTGCGCATACAGCCAGGCGGCCGCAGTCTTGTTCTCGTCGTGCTTCTCGAAGAAGGTCCACGAGCCCACGTCCTGGTAGCCGTTCTGCATGCCCTGCTTCCAGTACGGGCCGTTCGGGCCGGGGGCCATGCGCCACTTCGGCGTGCCATCGGCATTCACCACCGGCAGGCCCGGCTTGGTCATGTCGGCGGTGAAGGCGGTGTACCAGAAGATCTGCTGCGCGATCTGGCCTTGCGCAGGCACCGGGCCGGCTTCGCCGAAGGTCATGCCGGTGGCTTCCTTCGGGGCGTACTTCTTCATCCAGTCGACGTACTTCGTCAGCGCGTAGACGGCGGCCGGCGAGTTGGTGGCGCCACCGCGCGAGACCGAGGCACCCAGCGGCGTGCAGCCGTCGGCCGAGGCGCGGATGCCCCACTCGTCGACCGGCTTGCCGTTCGGGATGCCGATGTCGGCGGTGCCGGCCATCGACAGCCACGCGTCGGTGAAGCGCCAGCCCAGCGACGGGTCCTTCTTGCCGTAGTCCATGTGGCCGTAGATGGGCTTGCCGTCGATCGTCTTCACGTCTTCGCTGAAGAACGCGGCGATGTCCTCGTAGGCGCTCCAGTTCAGCGGCACGCCCAGGTCATAGCCGTACTTGGCCTTGAACTTGTCCTTCAGGTCCTGGCGCGCGAACAGGTCGGCGCGGAACCAGTACAGGTTGGCGAACTGCTGGTCGGGCAGCTGGTAGAGCTTCTTGTCGGGGCCGGTGGTGAAGCTGGTGCCGATGAAGTCCTTGATGTCGATGCCCGGGTTCGTCCACTCCTTGCCCTTGCCGGCCATGTAGTCGGTCAGGTTCATGATCTTGCCGTAGCGGTAGTGCGTACCGATCAGGTCGGAGTCGGAAATCCAGCCGTCGTAGATCGACTTGCCGGATTGCATCGAGGTCTGCAGCTTCTCGACCACGTCGCCTTCCTGGATCAGGTCGTGCTTGACGGTGATGCCGGTGATCTCGGTGAAGGCCTTGGCCAGCGTCTTCGATTCGTACTCGTGCGTGGTGATCGTCTCGGACACCACCGAGATCTCCTTCACGCCCTTGGCCTGCAGCTTCTTGGCGGCGTCGATGAACCACTTCATCTCGGCCATCTGCTGATCCTTGCTCAGCGTGGAGGGCTGGAACTCGGCGTCGATCCACTTCTTGGCCTCGGCCTCGCCAGCCCATGCGCTCTGGCCCAGGGCCAGAGCGGCGGCCGCAAAGGCCACGGCATTCAAGCGCAATTTCATCTCGGTCTCCTCAGTTGTGCTTCCCGGTCTTGATCTGGGGCGCCGGCTGGGAAGCTGCGGCCGGCACCGTTTCTCACTCTCTCGTCAACCCTTCCTCATCACCAGCGCGAGCAGCGCCATCGAGGCGACGAAGCTGAACCAGATCGACGGTTCCTGCTCGAGGCTGAACCAGTCGATCATCTTTTCGCTCACTGCCACGAAGGCCAGGTTCACGTAGGCCGCGCCGAGCAGGCCGATGAACAGGCGGTCGCCTCGCGTAGTCGCGATCGGCAGGAAGCCCTTGCGCTCCACGGTGGGGGACTTCAGTTCCCACACCGTCATGGCGATCAGCATCAGCACGATGCTGGTGAAGAACACGGCGACGGGGAGGGTCCAGGCCATCCACTCGAACATCACACTCTCCCCATGGCGAAGCCCTTGGCGATGTAGTTGCGAACGAACCAGATCACGATCGCCCCCGGCACGATGGTCAGCACGCCTGCCGCCGCCAGCACGCCCCAGTCCATGCCCGACGCACTCACCGTGCGCGTCATCGTCGCGACGATCGGCTTGGCGTTCACGCTGGTCAGCGTGCGCGCCATCAGCAACTCCACCCACGAGAACATGAAGCAGAAGAAGGCGGCCACGCCCACGCCGGCCTTGATCAACGGGATGTAGATCGTCAGGAAGAAGCGCGGGAACGAGTAGCCGTCGATGTAGGCCGTCTCGTCGATCTCGCGCGGCACGCCGCTCATGAAGCCTTCGAGGATCCACACCGCCAGCGGCACGTTGAACAGCAGGTGGGCCATGGCCACCGCGATGTGCGTGTCCATCAGGCCCAGTGTCGTGTAGAGCTGGAAGAAGGGCAGCAGGAACACCGCCGGCGGCGTCATGCGGTTGGTCAGCAGCCAGAAGAACACGTGCTTGTCGCCCAGGAACGAGTAGCGGCTGAACGCATAGGCCGCCGGCAGCGCCACCAGCAGCGAGACCACCGTGTTGATGGCCACGTAGATCATCGAGTTGATGTAGCCCGAGTACCAGGACACATCGGTGAAGATGGTCTTGTAGTGCTCGATGGTGAAGTTCTGCGGCCACAGGCTGAAGGTGGACAGGATCTCCTCGTTCGTCTTGAACGACATGTTGACCATCCAGTACACCGGCAGGATGGCGAACACGAGGTAGAGGATCAGGAACAGCACCCTCTTCTTGAAGCGCTTGTCATCCATGACCGGCCTCCGTCTTGTCGGCCGTGCCCACGCGCTGCATCCAGTTGTAGAGGATGAAGCACAGCAGCAGGATGATGAGGAAGTAGATCAGCGAGAAGGCCGCCGCCGGGCCGAGGTCGAACTGGCCCACGGCCTTCTGCGTCAGGTACTGGCTCAGGAATGTCGTTGCATTGCCCGGCCCGCCGCCGGTCAGCACAAAGGGCTCGGTGTAGATCATGAAGCTGTCCATGAAGCGCAGCAGCACGGCGATCATCAGCACGCCGCGCAGCTTGGGCAGCTGGATGTAGCGGAACACCGCGAGCTTGCTCGCGCCGTCGATGCGCGCGGCCTGGTAGTAGGCGTCGGGGATGGCGCGCAGCCCGGCGTAGCACAGCAGCGCCACCAGCGGCGTCCAGTGCCACACGTCCATCACCAGCACGGTCAGCCAGGCGTCGGTGGCGTTGCCGGTGTAGCTGTAGTCGAAGCCGAGCTTGGCCAGCGTGGCGCCCATCAGGCCGATGTCGGTGCGGCCGTAGATCTGCCAGATGGTGCCCACCACGTTCCAGGGGATCAGCAGCGAGATCGCCACCACCACCAGCACCGCCGAGGCCTGCCAGCCCTTGGCGGGCATCGACAGCGCCAATGCGATGCCCAGCGGGATCTCCACCGCCAGCACGGCCAGCGAGAAGCCGATCTGGCGGATCAGCGCGCCCTGCAGGTCGTCGTCGCGCATCACCGCCTTGAACCATTCGGTGCCGACGAACACGCGCCGCTCCGGCGAGATGATGTCCTGCACCGAGTAGTTCACCACCGTCATCAGCGGCAGGATGGCCGAGAAGGCCACGCAGAGCACGACGGGCAGGATGAGCAGCCACGCCTTCTGGTTGACGGGCTTCATGCCACGAGCTCCTCGTTCTGGTAGTAGCAGGTGTGCGGGCCGACGATGGCCAGCCACACGGCCTCGCCGACCTGGGGGATCGCCTGCTCGGTACTCAGGCGTGCGCGCACGAGTTGCCCGTCGCCGACCTGGGCCGTCACCAGCCAGTAGGTGCCGACGTCCTGCGCGGCCTTCACCGTGCCGGGCACGGCGCCGGCCGCGTTCGGTGCGGCCAGCGTCACGTACTCCGGCCGCACGCCCAGCGTGGTGGCGCCAGCCGGCGCCCCGGGCGCCAGCGTCGCGGGCAGGAAATTCATGCCCGGCGAGCCGATGAAGTGGCCGACGAAGGTGTGCTGCGGGCGCTCGAACAGGTCGGAGGCGCTGCCCACCTGCACGGCGCGGCCGCGGGTCATCACCACCACCTGCTCGGCGAAGGTCAGTGCCTCCACCTGGTCGTGCGTGACGTACACCAGCGTCAGCTTGAGCTCGTGGTGGATCTGCTTGAGCTTGCGGCGCAGCTGCCACTTCAGGTGCGGGTCGATCACCGTCAGCGGCTCGTCGAAGAGCACGGCGCTCACGTCCTCTCGCACCAGGCCGCGGCCCAGCGAGATCTTCTGCTTGGCGTCGGCGGCCAGGCCGGCGGCGCGCATGTCGAGCTGGCCGCTCATCTCGAGCATCTCGGCGATGCGGCCCACGCGCTGCTTGATGCGATCGGGCGCGACGCCGCGGTTCTTCAGCGGGAAGGCGAGGTTCTCGGCCACGGTCATCGTGTCGTAGATCACCGGGAACTGGAACACCTGCGCGATGTTGCGCTGCTGTGGTGACAGCCGGGTGACGTCGCGGCCGTCGAACTTCACCGTGCCCTGCGAGGGCACGACCAGGCCCGAGATGATGTTGAGCATGGTCGTCTTGCCGCAGCCCGAGGGGCCGAGCAGCGCATAGGCGCCGCCGTCCTCGAAGCTCATCTTCAGCGGCAGCAGCGCATAGTCCTCATCCTTCTGCGGGTTCGGGCGGTAGGCGTGCGCCAGGTCGAGATCGATGCGGGCCATGTCAGTGGCCTCCCGGTGCGACGAGCAGCTCGCCGGCCGAATCGAACACGTAGACCTGCGCCGGGTTCAGGTACAGCGTCACCGAGGAGCCGAGTTCGAACTGGTGCACGCCGGTGAGCTGCGCCACCAGCTCGCCCACCGGCGTGTCGACGTGCACGAAGGTGTCGGAGCCGGAGATCTCGGCCAGCTCCACGGTGCCGGGCAGCGCCAGGTCGCCGTCGCGGCCGTGCACGCGCAGCGCGCTGGCGCGGATGCCGATGGTCAATGCCGAGCTGGAGGCCGCCGGCAGCGGCACCGAGAGGTTCACCCCGGCCGGCAGCGTGACGCCCAGCGTCGCGGCGGTGCCGGCGAGCAGGTTCATCGGCGGGTCGCTGAAGGCGCGCGCCACGCGCATCGACTTCGGGCGGCGGAACACCTCGGCCGTGGGCCCGTACTGCAGCAGCTCGCCGCCGTCGAGCACCGCGGTGTAGCCGCCCAGCAGCAGCGCTTCGGTGGGCTCGGTGGTGGCGTAGACGACGGTGGATTCGCCGGTGGCGAAGAGCTGCGAGAGCTCCTCGCGCAGCTCCTCACGGAGTTTGTAGTCGAGGTTGACCAGCGGCTCGTCGAGCAGCATCAGCGGCGCCTTCTTGGCCAGCGCACGCGCCAGTGCCACGCGCTGCTGCTGGCCGCCGGACAGCTCGGCCGGCAGGCGCTTCAGGAAGGGCTCGATGTGCAGCTTCTCGGCCAGTTCCTGGACGCGCTGCGCGATGCCCTGCTCGCCGCGCAGCTTCAGCGGCGAGGCGATGTTGTCGGCTACCGTCATCGACGGGTAGTTGATGAACTGCTGGTAGACCATCGCCACGTTGCGCTCGCGCACCGGCATGCCGGTGACGTCGGTGCCGTCGGCCAGCACCCGCCCGGCGCTGGGTTTGTCCAGGCCGGCCATCACGCGCATCAGCGTGGTCTTGCCGGCCTGCGTGGCGCCGAGCAGCACCGTCACGGCGCGCGGCACCAGCTGCAGGTCGAGCGGGTAGAGGTGGGTCATCGCGCCCACCTTCTGCTCGATGCGTTCGAGCTTCAGTTCCATGCCTTCTCCGTCGGGGCCGAGGCCACGTTGCCCCAGTGCCGCCGGCACCAGTCGTCCACCGCGGCGCGGTGGTGATCTTCGTAATGCAGGCCCAGCTTGCTGCGACGCCACAGCACATCGTCGGCACACCGTGCCCATTCCTCGTCGTGCAGGAAGGCCAGCTCGGCCTCGTACAGGCCCGGCGCCACCTCGGCGCCCAGGGGCTGGGAGAGCCAGGCTGCAGCACGCTGGCCGTAGGCGCGCGCGATGCGGCGCACCATCGGCGTGGGCAGGGTCGGGTGGGCCAGCGCCAGCGCCTGAACGAAGCGGCTGAAGTCGGTGTCGGGGCGCTGTGCGGCGCCGATGGTCGGGCTGAGGTCGCCGCCGGGCAGGAAGGCGTGTTCGGTCCAGGCACCGCGCGCCGCGCGCAGCGGCGCGGCGAGCAGGTCGGCAGCCTCCTCCGCCAGCTTGCGGAAGGTGGTGATCTTGCCGCCCCACACGTTGAGCAGCGGTGCCTGCGCGGTGTCGAGCTCGAGCGAGTAGTCGCGCGTCACTGCGGACGGGTCGCCCGATTCGTCGTCGAGCAGCGGGCGCACGCCGGAGTAGCTCCACACCACGTCGGCCGGTGTGACGCTGCGTGCGAAGTAGCGGCTGGCC
Proteins encoded in this window:
- a CDS encoding ABC transporter substrate-binding protein, whose translation is MKLRLNAVAFAAAALALGQSAWAGEAEAKKWIDAEFQPSTLSKDQQMAEMKWFIDAAKKLQAKGVKEISVVSETITTHEYESKTLAKAFTEITGITVKHDLIQEGDVVEKLQTSMQSGKSIYDGWISDSDLIGTHYRYGKIMNLTDYMAGKGKEWTNPGIDIKDFIGTSFTTGPDKKLYQLPDQQFANLYWFRADLFARQDLKDKFKAKYGYDLGVPLNWSAYEDIAAFFSEDVKTIDGKPIYGHMDYGKKDPSLGWRFTDAWLSMAGTADIGIPNGKPVDEWGIRASADGCTPLGASVSRGGATNSPAAVYALTKYVDWMKKYAPKEATGMTFGEAGPVPAQGQIAQQIFWYTAFTADMTKPGLPVVNADGTPKWRMAPGPNGPYWKQGMQNGYQDVGSWTFFEKHDENKTAAAWLYAQFVTAKTTSLKKTIVGLTPIRESDIQSKAMTDLAPKLGGLVEFYRSPARVAWTPTGTNVPDYPKLAQLWWKNVAVAVTGEKTPQQAMDNLAEEMDQVMARLERAGMARCAPKLNKKEDPKKYLSDKGAPWAKLANEKPKGETIAYDTLLNAWKAGKVR
- a CDS encoding DUF2160 domain-containing protein, which codes for MFEWMAWTLPVAVFFTSIVLMLIAMTVWELKSPTVERKGFLPIATTRGDRLFIGLLGAAYVNLAFVAVSEKMIDWFSLEQEPSIWFSFVASMALLALVMRKG
- a CDS encoding carbohydrate ABC transporter permease; this encodes MDDKRFKKRVLFLILYLVFAILPVYWMVNMSFKTNEEILSTFSLWPQNFTIEHYKTIFTDVSWYSGYINSMIYVAINTVVSLLVALPAAYAFSRYSFLGDKHVFFWLLTNRMTPPAVFLLPFFQLYTTLGLMDTHIAVAMAHLLFNVPLAVWILEGFMSGVPREIDETAYIDGYSFPRFFLTIYIPLIKAGVGVAAFFCFMFSWVELLMARTLTSVNAKPIVATMTRTVSASGMDWGVLAAAGVLTIVPGAIVIWFVRNYIAKGFAMGRV
- a CDS encoding carbohydrate ABC transporter permease, yielding MKPVNQKAWLLILPVVLCVAFSAILPLMTVVNYSVQDIISPERRVFVGTEWFKAVMRDDDLQGALIRQIGFSLAVLAVEIPLGIALALSMPAKGWQASAVLVVVAISLLIPWNVVGTIWQIYGRTDIGLMGATLAKLGFDYSYTGNATDAWLTVLVMDVWHWTPLVALLCYAGLRAIPDAYYQAARIDGASKLAVFRYIQLPKLRGVLMIAVLLRFMDSFMIYTEPFVLTGGGPGNATTFLSQYLTQKAVGQFDLGPAAAFSLIYFLIILLLCFILYNWMQRVGTADKTEAGHG
- a CDS encoding ABC transporter ATP-binding protein, producing the protein MARIDLDLAHAYRPNPQKDEDYALLPLKMSFEDGGAYALLGPSGCGKTTMLNIISGLVVPSQGTVKFDGRDVTRLSPQQRNIAQVFQFPVIYDTMTVAENLAFPLKNRGVAPDRIKQRVGRIAEMLEMSGQLDMRAAGLAADAKQKISLGRGLVREDVSAVLFDEPLTVIDPHLKWQLRRKLKQIHHELKLTLVYVTHDQVEALTFAEQVVVMTRGRAVQVGSASDLFERPQHTFVGHFIGSPGMNFLPATLAPGAPAGATTLGVRPEYVTLAAPNAAGAVPGTVKAAQDVGTYWLVTAQVGDGQLVRARLSTEQAIPQVGEAVWLAIVGPHTCYYQNEELVA
- a CDS encoding ABC transporter ATP-binding protein; translation: MELKLERIEQKVGAMTHLYPLDLQLVPRAVTVLLGATQAGKTTLMRVMAGLDKPSAGRVLADGTDVTGMPVRERNVAMVYQQFINYPSMTVADNIASPLKLRGEQGIAQRVQELAEKLHIEPFLKRLPAELSGGQQQRVALARALAKKAPLMLLDEPLVNLDYKLREELREELSQLFATGESTVVYATTEPTEALLLGGYTAVLDGGELLQYGPTAEVFRRPKSMRVARAFSDPPMNLLAGTAATLGVTLPAGVNLSVPLPAASSSALTIGIRASALRVHGRDGDLALPGTVELAEISGSDTFVHVDTPVGELVAQLTGVHQFELGSSVTLYLNPAQVYVFDSAGELLVAPGGH